The Epilithonimonas zeae genome contains the following window.
TGCTGGTAATAAAGTTAATTTGTAATCATTAACCACATATCATTATTGTTATGAAGAAAATTTTTACTTTGCTTTCAGTCCTTCCTGTTTATCTTTTCTATGGAGGTCTGGCATCTGCTCAGCAGACGATTTATACAGAAAGCTTTTCTTATCCTGCTGGTGGTCTGCCACCTGGTTGGGAAATCAAAGCAGAACAACCACCGGGCTGGTCTATCAATAATTCGCAGATATCAGGCGGAACAGCCCCCGAACTTTATATGACCTACGGGATGCAGGTCGGTTTGAGCCGATTGGTTTCGCCGGTGATCAATACCGCAGGACATAAGCGACTGGCTTTATCTTACAATCAATATCTAATTAATTTCCTTGGCGATGCAGGGGAAACTATTGGAGCGGATGTGACATTTGACGGTGGCCAAACGTGGCAGACACTTTGGGAAAAACCTTTAGGGACACTTAATATTCCACAGGATCGTTTCACTTACTTTATCACAGTTCCTGAAAATGCAACACAAATACAATATGCCTTCCGTTACGATGGCAGTAACTTTTTTATCAATGGATGGGCAGTTGATGATGTAAGAATTGACGCTGTACCTGACAAAGATCTTTTGGTAAGTCAAATCAGTGGTAACACTTCTGTGAATGCCGGACAATCTGCTATGCTTATGGTTGAGGTTACCAATGGCGGACAATTAACACAGAGTAATTACAATATCAAATTAAAATCAAGTAGCGGAGCAGAACTGGCATCCGTTGCAGGAGATCCCATTAGTTTCGGAGAAAAATCACAGAAGATCCTGACTTGGACACCACAGGAAAGCGATATACCTCAACAATCGGTTTATGCCGTGGTAGAACTTTCAGGCGATGAAAATGCAACTAACAATCAATCCCGAGATCTGGCAGTGCATATTATGAAAGATGGAACCAAAAACGTGCAGATCGGTTCTGGATCTTTTACACTGCAGCATTCCATCCCATTTAACTTTTTCAATTTTTATAGTTTAGGGCAGAGTATGTACACTACACAACAGATTGGAAAGAACAACGCTAAAATTACCGGATTGCAATATACTTGTCAGTTTGATGAAGACAATAATGACATTCCGATTCAGATATTTTTGGCTGAGACTGATCAGGAAGATTTGTCTTCAGAATGGCTAACACCGTCATCTTTTACTAAAGTTTTTGACGGTAAAATGAATTTTAAGAAAGGTTTCAACCAGCTTTACATACCGCTTCAGAATTCTTTCAATTATTCAGGAAAAAATCTTGTAGTTTATACCAATAAAAGTCATCCACAAATGGTGCTATGGTCAACATTTATTGGTACTTTTTCCGAGGAGCCTATTTACTCCCGAAGCAGAGACGGTGACGAACAGCCTTTCGATGCATTGAACCCACCAGAAGGCTTCCCTGTTCTTTATGTTCCCAACCTGACTTTATTTTTTGAAGATGGTACAATGTCAGTCATTGATGATGTCTCTAAATCAGCGCTTGTACAGGTCTA
Protein-coding sequences here:
- a CDS encoding T9SS type A sorting domain-containing protein produces the protein MKKIFTLLSVLPVYLFYGGLASAQQTIYTESFSYPAGGLPPGWEIKAEQPPGWSINNSQISGGTAPELYMTYGMQVGLSRLVSPVINTAGHKRLALSYNQYLINFLGDAGETIGADVTFDGGQTWQTLWEKPLGTLNIPQDRFTYFITVPENATQIQYAFRYDGSNFFINGWAVDDVRIDAVPDKDLLVSQISGNTSVNAGQSAMLMVEVTNGGQLTQSNYNIKLKSSSGAELASVAGDPISFGEKSQKILTWTPQESDIPQQSVYAVVELSGDENATNNQSRDLAVHIMKDGTKNVQIGSGSFTLQHSIPFNFFNFYSLGQSMYTTQQIGKNNAKITGLQYTCQFDEDNNDIPIQIFLAETDQEDLSSEWLTPSSFTKVFDGKMNFKKGFNQLYIPLQNSFNYSGKNLVVYTNKSHPQMVLWSTFIGTFSEEPIYSRSRDGDEQPFDALNPPEGFPVLYVPNLTLFFEDGTMSVIDDVSKSALVQVYPNPVTDILKIKAQPNSRLMNISLINSAGQIVLKQDMTENSTELNVSPFPSGYYIAQIETSSGIVSKKILINH